Proteins found in one Paraburkholderia flava genomic segment:
- a CDS encoding sn-glycerol-3-phosphate import ATP-binding protein UgpC, which translates to MAALTLKAVKKTYDGKQFVLHGIDVDIRDGEFVVMVGPSGCGKSTLLRMVAGLESISDGEISIGGTVVNRLEPKDRNIAMVFQNYALYPHMSVAQNMGYALKIAGTAPAMIAQRVDAAAKILELGPLLERKPRELSGGQRQRVAMGRAIVREPAVFLFDEPLSNLDARLRVQMRLEIQRLHARLATTSLYVTHDQVEAMTLAQRVIVMNKGHAEQIGSPTDVYERPATVFVASFIGSPGMNLLHGRVSADGSTFEIADGGPSLPIAGAPSIGREVTAGREWIVGIRPEHMTPGLPDAAHATLTVDSCELLGADNLAHGRWGVHDVTARLPHTHRPAAGEALQVALPARHLHFFDPASGQRAN; encoded by the coding sequence ATGGCTGCGCTGACGCTCAAGGCTGTCAAGAAGACCTACGACGGCAAACAGTTCGTGCTGCACGGGATCGATGTGGACATCCGCGACGGCGAGTTCGTCGTGATGGTGGGTCCGTCGGGTTGCGGCAAGTCGACGCTGCTGCGGATGGTCGCCGGGCTCGAGAGCATCTCCGACGGCGAGATCTCGATCGGCGGCACGGTCGTGAACCGGCTCGAACCGAAAGACCGGAACATCGCGATGGTGTTCCAGAACTACGCGCTGTATCCGCACATGAGCGTCGCGCAGAACATGGGCTACGCGCTGAAGATCGCGGGCACTGCGCCCGCCATGATCGCGCAGCGCGTCGATGCGGCCGCGAAGATTCTCGAACTCGGGCCACTGCTCGAACGCAAGCCGCGCGAATTGTCGGGCGGTCAGCGGCAGCGCGTTGCGATGGGTCGCGCGATCGTGCGCGAACCGGCGGTGTTTCTGTTCGACGAGCCGCTGTCGAATCTCGACGCGCGGCTGCGCGTGCAGATGCGGCTCGAAATCCAGCGACTACATGCGCGCCTCGCGACGACGAGCCTGTACGTCACGCACGACCAGGTCGAAGCGATGACGCTCGCGCAGCGCGTGATCGTGATGAACAAGGGCCACGCCGAACAGATCGGCTCGCCGACCGACGTCTACGAGCGGCCCGCGACGGTGTTCGTCGCGAGCTTCATCGGCTCGCCGGGGATGAATCTGCTGCACGGCCGCGTGTCCGCCGACGGCTCGACGTTCGAGATCGCGGACGGTGGTCCTTCGCTGCCGATCGCGGGTGCACCGTCGATCGGTCGCGAAGTGACGGCTGGGCGCGAGTGGATCGTCGGCATCCGTCCCGAGCACATGACGCCGGGTTTGCCCGACGCGGCGCATGCGACGCTCACCGTCGATTCGTGCGAACTGCTCGGCGCGGATAATCTCGCGCATGGGCGCTGGGGCGTGCACGATGTCACCGCGCGGCTGCCGCACACGCACCGGCCCGCAGCGGGCGAAGCACTGCAGGTTGCGCTGCCTGCGCGGCATCTGCATTTCTTCGATCCGGCGAGTGGGCAGCGGGCGAACTGA
- the ettA gene encoding energy-dependent translational throttle protein EttA, with protein sequence MAQYVFTMNRVGKIVPPKRQILKDISLSFFPGAKIGLLGLNGSGKSTLIRIMAGVDKDIEGEATPMPNLNIGYLPQEPQLDPQKTVREAVEEGLGEVFGAQKKLDEIYAAYAEPDADFDALAAEQAKYEAILATADGSAEQQIEIAADALRLPAWDAKIENLSGGEKRRVALCKLLLEKPDMLLLDEPTNHLDAESVEWLEQFLTRFPGTVVAVTHDRYFLDNAAEWILELDRGHGIPWKGNYSSWLDQKDERLKQEESSESARQKAIKKELEWVRQNPKGRQAKSKARIARFEELNSQDYQKRNETLEIFIPVGDRLGNEVIEFKNVSKAYGDRLLLDDVSFKIPAGAIVGIIGPNGAGKSTLFRMLTGKEQPDSGEIVQGPTVKLAYVDQSRDALDGSKTVFEEISGGADVLTVGKYETPSRAYIGRFNFKGGDQQKNVGNLSGGERGRLHLAKTLIAGGNVLLLDEPSNDLDVETLRALEDALLEFAGSVMVISHDRWFLDRIATHILAFEGDSQITFFDGNYQEYEADKIKRLGEEAARPKRLRYKPIAR encoded by the coding sequence ATGGCCCAATACGTCTTCACCATGAACCGGGTCGGCAAGATCGTGCCGCCCAAGCGCCAGATCCTCAAAGACATCTCGCTGTCGTTCTTCCCCGGCGCGAAGATCGGTCTGCTCGGCCTGAACGGCTCGGGCAAGTCGACGCTGATCCGCATCATGGCGGGCGTCGACAAGGACATCGAAGGCGAAGCGACGCCGATGCCGAACCTGAACATCGGCTATCTGCCGCAGGAACCGCAGCTCGATCCGCAGAAGACCGTGCGCGAAGCCGTCGAGGAAGGTCTCGGCGAAGTGTTCGGCGCGCAGAAGAAGCTCGACGAAATCTACGCGGCGTACGCAGAGCCGGACGCCGACTTCGACGCGCTCGCCGCCGAGCAGGCGAAGTATGAAGCGATCCTGGCCACTGCCGACGGCAGCGCCGAGCAGCAGATCGAAATCGCCGCCGACGCGCTGCGTCTGCCGGCATGGGACGCGAAGATCGAAAATCTGTCGGGCGGCGAAAAGCGTCGCGTCGCACTGTGCAAGCTGCTGCTCGAAAAGCCCGACATGCTGCTGCTGGATGAGCCGACCAACCACCTGGACGCGGAATCGGTCGAGTGGCTCGAACAGTTCCTCACGCGCTTTCCTGGCACCGTCGTCGCCGTGACCCACGATCGCTACTTCCTCGACAACGCAGCCGAATGGATTCTCGAACTCGACCGCGGCCACGGCATTCCGTGGAAGGGTAACTACAGCAGCTGGCTCGACCAGAAGGACGAGCGGCTGAAGCAGGAAGAGTCGTCGGAATCGGCGCGTCAGAAGGCGATCAAGAAGGAACTGGAGTGGGTGCGCCAGAACCCGAAGGGACGCCAGGCGAAATCGAAGGCACGGATCGCGCGCTTCGAGGAACTGAACAGCCAGGACTACCAGAAGCGCAACGAAACGCTCGAAATCTTCATCCCGGTCGGCGATCGCCTCGGCAATGAAGTGATCGAATTCAAGAACGTGAGCAAGGCGTACGGTGACCGTCTGCTGCTCGACGACGTCAGCTTCAAGATTCCGGCGGGCGCGATCGTCGGGATCATCGGACCGAACGGCGCCGGCAAGTCGACGCTGTTCCGGATGCTGACCGGTAAGGAACAGCCGGATTCGGGCGAGATCGTGCAAGGCCCGACCGTGAAGCTCGCGTATGTCGATCAGAGCCGCGATGCACTCGACGGCTCGAAGACCGTGTTCGAGGAAATCTCCGGCGGCGCCGACGTGCTGACGGTCGGCAAGTACGAAACGCCGTCGCGTGCGTACATCGGCCGCTTCAACTTCAAGGGCGGCGACCAGCAGAAGAACGTCGGCAACCTGTCGGGCGGCGAGCGCGGCCGGCTGCATCTGGCGAAGACGCTGATCGCGGGCGGCAACGTCCTGCTGCTCGACGAACCGTCGAACGATCTCGACGTCGAAACGCTGCGCGCACTCGAAGACGCACTGCTCGAATTCGCCGGCTCCGTGATGGTGATCTCGCACGATCGCTGGTTCCTCGACCGGATCGCGACGCACATTCTCGCGTTCGAAGGCGATTCGCAGATCACGTTCTTCGACGGCAACTACCAGGAATACGAAGCCGACAAGATCAAACGGCTCGGCGAAGAAGCGGCGCGTCCGAAGCGTCTGCGCTACAAGCCGATCGCTCGCTGA
- a CDS encoding DUF3761 domain-containing protein, protein MRRPIALRLIRPCAAFTVAFLLSVSPAFAYVAPGTNADEGNLSNHNTYRNHDGDTVHAPARSLSGQVPQSATARCRDGTYSFSRHRSGTCSRHGGVADWL, encoded by the coding sequence ATGAGACGACCCATCGCACTCAGATTGATCCGTCCGTGCGCGGCGTTCACCGTCGCGTTTCTATTGAGCGTGTCGCCGGCATTCGCGTACGTCGCACCCGGCACGAACGCCGACGAAGGCAATCTCAGCAATCACAACACCTACCGGAATCACGACGGCGACACCGTGCATGCGCCGGCGCGCTCGCTGTCCGGACAGGTTCCGCAAAGCGCGACCGCGCGCTGCCGCGACGGCACCTATAGTTTTAGCCGCCATCGCAGCGGCACTTGCTCACGGCACGGCGGTGTCGCGGACTGGCTGTAG
- a CDS encoding MFS transporter → MQAKTSRLARIQVIALVFLTLAGIVNYLDRSTLSIANHSVSGELGLSASQMGLLLSAFSFSYAFSQLPMGVLLDRFGARLMLGVGMLVWSVAQLFGGLVQTLPQFLAARIALGIGEAPQFPAGAKVVSEWFALRERGRPTGIFTTSSTIGPALAPPILTVLLLVFGWRWMFVVMGVLGIAVAIGWYIVYRNRADVRLAPEEVVHLTEEEPHTRAERRMTFAEWRGLFASRTTWGMIFGFMGVIYMVWLYLTWLPAYLEHERHLSIAKTGWIVSIPYLFGTLGMLSSGFVADGLMARGVAPIRSRKWPICTGLIFAAVFTVPAAYTPNTTLAIVYLSLAMYFINLASGGAWALVSVAAPRHLVASLGSIQNFGGYFGGSFAPFITGVVVDRTHSFVNAFLISAAVSFAAALVYMFVVRVPIADRVDEAVAARPA, encoded by the coding sequence ATGCAGGCCAAGACCTCGCGCCTCGCGCGCATCCAGGTGATCGCGCTCGTGTTTCTGACACTCGCGGGCATCGTCAATTATCTCGATCGCAGCACGCTGTCGATCGCGAATCACTCGGTCAGCGGTGAACTCGGTCTCAGCGCATCGCAGATGGGTTTGCTGCTGTCGGCGTTCTCGTTCTCGTACGCGTTTTCGCAACTGCCGATGGGCGTGCTGCTCGACCGCTTCGGCGCGCGGCTGATGCTCGGTGTCGGGATGCTCGTGTGGTCGGTCGCGCAGCTGTTCGGCGGACTCGTGCAGACGTTGCCGCAGTTTCTCGCCGCGCGGATCGCGCTCGGCATCGGCGAGGCGCCGCAGTTTCCAGCGGGCGCGAAGGTCGTCAGCGAATGGTTCGCGCTGCGCGAACGCGGCCGGCCGACCGGCATCTTCACGACGTCGTCGACGATCGGCCCCGCACTCGCGCCGCCGATCCTCACCGTGTTGCTGCTGGTGTTCGGCTGGCGCTGGATGTTCGTCGTGATGGGCGTGCTCGGCATCGCGGTCGCGATCGGCTGGTACATCGTCTATCGCAACCGCGCCGACGTCCGGCTCGCGCCCGAAGAAGTCGTCCACCTGACCGAAGAAGAACCGCACACACGCGCCGAACGCCGGATGACGTTCGCCGAATGGCGCGGCCTGTTCGCGTCGCGGACCACGTGGGGGATGATCTTCGGCTTCATGGGCGTGATCTACATGGTGTGGCTCTATCTCACCTGGCTGCCCGCGTATCTCGAACACGAACGCCATCTGTCGATTGCGAAGACCGGCTGGATCGTGTCGATTCCGTATCTGTTCGGCACGCTCGGGATGCTGTCGAGCGGCTTCGTCGCCGACGGTCTGATGGCGCGCGGCGTCGCGCCGATCCGCAGTCGCAAGTGGCCGATCTGCACCGGACTCATTTTCGCGGCGGTCTTCACGGTGCCCGCTGCGTACACGCCGAACACGACGCTCGCGATCGTCTATCTGTCGCTCGCGATGTACTTCATCAACCTCGCGAGCGGCGGCGCGTGGGCGCTCGTCAGCGTCGCGGCGCCACGGCATCTGGTGGCGTCGCTCGGCAGCATTCAGAACTTCGGCGGGTATTTCGGCGGGTCGTTTGCGCCGTTCATCACCGGGGTCGTCGTCGATCGCACGCATTCGTTCGTCAACGCGTTTTTGATCAGCGCGGCGGTGTCGTTTGCGGCGGCACTCGTTTATATGTTCGTCGTGCGCGTGCCGATCGCCGATCGCGTCGACGAAGCGGTCGCGGCTCGGCCTGCGTGA
- the ugpA gene encoding sn-glycerol-3-phosphate ABC transporter permease UgpA has product MDKRSRFGSGVLPYLLVGPQLAITLVFFLWPAGAALWQSTQTQDAFGTSSEFVGLANFRQLFADPLYLSSMWTTLIFCTLVTVSGLVISLLLAACADRVTRGAKAYQTLLIWPYAVAPAIAAVLWSFLFNPSIGLVTYALAKYGIVWNHALNAGQAMFLVVLASVWKQVSYNFLFFYAGLQAIPRSLIEAAAIDGAGPVRRFFGIALPLLSPTSFFLLVVNLVYAFFDTFPVIDAATGGGPAQATRTLIYKIFAEGFQGLDIGSSGAQSVVLMVIVVGLTVVQFRFVERRVQYS; this is encoded by the coding sequence ATGGATAAACGCTCCCGCTTCGGCTCAGGCGTCCTGCCCTATCTGCTCGTCGGCCCTCAGCTCGCGATCACGCTGGTTTTCTTCCTGTGGCCCGCCGGCGCCGCGCTATGGCAATCGACGCAGACCCAGGACGCGTTCGGCACGTCGAGCGAATTCGTCGGGCTGGCGAACTTCCGCCAGCTGTTCGCCGATCCGCTGTATCTGTCGTCGATGTGGACGACGCTCATTTTCTGCACGCTCGTCACGGTGTCCGGTCTCGTGATCTCGCTGCTGCTCGCGGCCTGCGCGGACCGCGTGACGCGCGGCGCGAAGGCGTACCAGACGCTGCTGATCTGGCCGTACGCAGTCGCGCCCGCGATCGCGGCCGTGCTGTGGTCGTTCCTGTTCAATCCGAGCATCGGACTCGTCACGTATGCGCTCGCGAAGTACGGCATCGTGTGGAATCACGCGCTGAACGCGGGGCAGGCGATGTTCCTCGTCGTGCTCGCGTCGGTGTGGAAGCAGGTCAGCTACAACTTCCTGTTCTTCTACGCGGGCCTGCAGGCGATTCCGCGTTCGCTGATCGAAGCCGCTGCGATCGACGGTGCCGGTCCGGTGCGGCGCTTCTTCGGCATCGCGCTGCCGCTGCTGTCGCCGACCAGCTTCTTCCTGCTCGTCGTGAATCTGGTCTACGCGTTCTTCGACACGTTCCCGGTCATCGATGCAGCCACCGGCGGCGGTCCCGCTCAGGCGACCCGCACGCTGATCTACAAGATTTTCGCGGAAGGCTTCCAGGGGCTCGACATCGGCAGCTCGGGCGCGCAGTCGGTCGTGCTGATGGTGATCGTCGTCGGGCTGACGGTCGTGCAGTTCCGTTTCGTCGAGCGGAGGGTTCAATACTCATGA
- a CDS encoding SDR family NAD(P)-dependent oxidoreductase: MTFQHDLFAGKTAVVTGGTQGIGAAIALRLAALGARVVAAGLAPTDAQRAALGASIEVVALDVASTDDVAALFAPLSSLDVLVNCAGMIRRGEEHDVDVFEQVIDVNLTGTMRACSAARPLLAASRGTIVNTASMLSFFGGGLVPAYAASKGGIVQLTKSLALAYARDGIRVNAVAPGWIATPLTQALQDDAERSRAILERTPLGRWGEPHDIAQAVAFLCSPAAAFVTATVLPVDGGYLAA; the protein is encoded by the coding sequence ATGACGTTTCAGCACGATCTTTTCGCAGGCAAAACCGCTGTCGTGACCGGCGGCACTCAGGGCATCGGCGCGGCAATCGCGCTGCGGCTCGCCGCGCTCGGTGCACGCGTCGTCGCGGCCGGGCTCGCGCCGACCGATGCGCAGCGCGCGGCACTCGGTGCGTCGATCGAGGTCGTCGCGCTCGACGTTGCATCGACTGACGACGTCGCCGCGCTGTTCGCGCCGCTGTCGTCGCTCGATGTGCTCGTGAACTGCGCAGGCATGATCCGTCGCGGCGAAGAGCACGACGTCGATGTGTTCGAGCAGGTGATCGACGTGAACCTGACCGGCACGATGCGCGCGTGCTCGGCGGCTCGACCACTGCTCGCGGCGAGTCGCGGCACGATCGTCAATACGGCTTCGATGCTGAGTTTTTTCGGCGGCGGGCTGGTGCCGGCGTACGCGGCGAGCAAGGGCGGCATCGTGCAGCTGACGAAATCGCTCGCGCTCGCGTATGCGCGCGACGGTATTCGCGTGAACGCGGTCGCACCCGGCTGGATCGCGACGCCGCTTACACAGGCGCTTCAGGACGATGCGGAACGCTCACGTGCGATTCTGGAGCGCACGCCGCTCGGTCGATGGGGTGAGCCGCACGATATCGCGCAGGCGGTTGCGTTTCTTTGCTCGCCGGCTGCGGCGTTTGTGACGGCGACGGTTTTGCCGGTGGATGGGGGGTATCTGGCGGCTTGA
- a CDS encoding IclR family transcriptional regulator produces MPTSTDSRDAAQATGTAAFSKFMAVLQLIADAAEPPTIAQLATLSGYPRPTVYRIVGALIAEGLVIERPHGATFELGPRLLTLASRSWERSDLRVAATDALQALRDATQETVHLAVRSGTEMVYIEKLESPHAVRMASRIGTRVTLYSSSVGKAYLAALDSRARDALLQGLVLERFTPNTIVEPAALAAELDATRARGHAEDREENEAQIFCYGCAITGPDGEPVACISVSIPLFRRSATPEETYIEPLRAACRAIAERLTPMSRGGQ; encoded by the coding sequence ATGCCGACTTCCACCGACTCTCGCGACGCCGCCCAAGCCACCGGTACCGCCGCCTTCTCGAAGTTCATGGCGGTGCTGCAACTGATCGCGGATGCCGCCGAACCGCCGACCATCGCGCAGCTCGCGACGCTTAGCGGCTATCCGCGGCCGACGGTCTACCGGATCGTCGGTGCATTGATCGCCGAGGGACTGGTGATCGAGCGCCCGCACGGCGCGACGTTCGAACTCGGTCCGCGGCTGCTGACGCTCGCGAGCCGCAGCTGGGAGCGCTCGGATCTGCGCGTCGCCGCGACCGATGCGTTGCAGGCGCTGCGCGATGCGACGCAGGAGACCGTGCATCTCGCAGTGCGCAGCGGCACGGAGATGGTCTACATCGAGAAGCTGGAAAGTCCGCACGCGGTGCGGATGGCGTCGCGGATCGGCACGCGTGTGACGCTCTATTCGAGTTCGGTCGGCAAGGCATACCTCGCGGCGCTCGATTCGCGCGCACGCGATGCACTGCTGCAAGGACTCGTGCTCGAACGCTTCACGCCGAACACGATCGTCGAACCGGCAGCGCTCGCGGCCGAACTCGACGCGACGCGGGCACGTGGTCACGCGGAAGATCGCGAGGAAAACGAAGCGCAGATTTTCTGCTACGGCTGCGCGATTACGGGTCCGGACGGCGAGCCGGTCGCGTGCATCAGCGTGAGTATTCCGCTGTTTCGCCGCAGCGCGACGCCGGAGGAAACTTATATCGAGCCGCTGCGGGCGGCGTGTCGTGCGATTGCGGAACGGCTCACGCCGATGTCGCGCGGCGGGCAGTAG
- a CDS encoding DUF748 domain-containing protein: MVMSIGKRVAIAVAGVVVVTAAAALVGLHFVQREVEARVVAALGPLGSAGRIDVGFTSVHLFDVRLKAPEGWPADPLHADEIVLTPDIGDLLTHRVHLRDITVRGFTLTALRTKDGALRLLPNLRQTVGEPQPSQAASAATPSMPAEKLIDHISFERGTFEFYDQSVSNPPFHVTIGDAGAQVDHLHLPALTEPTNVAVNGSIKGPQHTGKVSLNGWIKIASKDSQMTTSLRGVDVVTLDPYLLKKAGAKAQVTGGTIDLTLNSTVRDYRLHAPGTLTLHKLQLAESSDPLDTFLSIPTRAAVAALKSHGNDITLHFVLDGNLRDPKFRLNENLMTELRTGFAKTLGVSVEGVAKGAGETVKGLGDALKNLIGQ, translated from the coding sequence ATGGTGATGTCGATCGGCAAACGCGTGGCCATCGCCGTTGCGGGCGTCGTAGTCGTAACCGCCGCAGCCGCGCTTGTCGGGCTCCACTTCGTGCAACGCGAAGTCGAAGCGCGCGTGGTCGCGGCACTCGGACCGCTCGGCAGCGCGGGGCGGATCGATGTCGGCTTCACGTCGGTGCATCTGTTCGACGTGCGGCTGAAGGCGCCCGAAGGCTGGCCCGCCGATCCGCTGCACGCGGACGAAATTGTCCTCACGCCCGACATTGGCGATCTGCTCACGCATCGCGTGCATCTGCGCGACATCACCGTTCGCGGCTTCACCCTCACCGCGTTGCGCACGAAGGATGGCGCATTGCGGCTGTTGCCGAATCTGCGTCAAACCGTGGGCGAACCGCAGCCGTCGCAAGCTGCGAGCGCAGCCACGCCTTCCATGCCCGCCGAAAAGCTGATCGACCACATCTCGTTCGAACGCGGCACGTTCGAGTTCTACGATCAGTCGGTGAGTAATCCGCCGTTTCATGTGACCATCGGCGACGCGGGCGCGCAGGTCGATCATCTGCATCTGCCTGCGCTCACTGAGCCGACCAACGTGGCAGTCAATGGATCGATCAAAGGTCCGCAGCACACCGGCAAGGTGTCGCTCAACGGATGGATCAAGATCGCGAGCAAGGATTCTCAGATGACCACGTCGCTGCGCGGCGTCGACGTCGTGACGCTCGATCCGTATCTGCTGAAGAAGGCCGGCGCGAAAGCGCAGGTCACGGGCGGCACCATCGACCTCACGCTGAATTCGACGGTGCGCGACTACCGGCTGCACGCACCCGGCACGCTGACGCTACATAAACTCCAGCTCGCGGAAAGCAGCGATCCGCTCGACACGTTCCTGTCGATCCCGACGCGCGCCGCCGTCGCGGCGCTCAAGTCGCACGGTAACGACATCACGCTGCACTTCGTGCTCGACGGCAATCTGCGCGATCCGAAATTCCGGCTGAACGAAAACCTGATGACCGAACTGCGCACCGGTTTTGCAAAGACGCTGGGCGTCAGCGTGGAAGGTGTCGCGAAGGGCGCGGGAGAAACGGTGAAGGGACTCGGCGATGCGTTGAAGAATCTGATCGGGCAGTAA
- the ugpE gene encoding sn-glycerol-3-phosphate ABC transporter permease UgpE, which translates to MIENRRGFDIFCHAVLLIGVVLVVFPVYVAFCAATMSEHEVFTVPLSLIPSTHLFENVATVWSQGSGNAAAPFGRMLFNSLVMALVIAVCKIAVSMLSAYAIVFFRFPFRNTAFWLIFITLMLPVEVRIFPTVQVVSSMHLSNTYAGLTLPLIASATATFLFRQFFMTLPDELMEAARIDGAGPLRFLWDIVMPLSKTNVAALFVITFIYGWNQYLWPILITSQQSLTTAVVGIKSMIASGDTATEWHLVMTATLLAMLPPLAVVLTMQRWFVRGLVDAEK; encoded by the coding sequence ATGATCGAAAATCGACGCGGTTTCGATATCTTCTGCCACGCGGTGCTGCTGATCGGCGTCGTGCTGGTGGTGTTTCCCGTGTACGTCGCGTTCTGCGCGGCCACGATGAGTGAGCATGAAGTGTTCACCGTGCCGCTGTCGCTGATCCCGAGCACGCATCTGTTCGAGAACGTTGCGACCGTGTGGTCGCAGGGCAGCGGCAACGCGGCCGCGCCGTTCGGCCGGATGCTGTTCAACAGCCTCGTGATGGCGCTCGTCATCGCGGTCTGCAAGATCGCGGTCTCGATGCTGTCGGCGTACGCGATCGTGTTCTTCCGTTTCCCGTTTCGCAATACGGCGTTCTGGCTGATCTTCATCACGCTGATGCTGCCGGTCGAGGTGCGCATCTTCCCGACGGTGCAGGTCGTATCGTCGATGCATCTGAGCAACACGTACGCAGGGCTCACGCTGCCGCTGATCGCATCCGCAACCGCGACGTTCCTGTTCCGCCAGTTCTTCATGACGCTGCCCGACGAATTGATGGAGGCCGCGCGCATCGACGGCGCGGGGCCGCTGCGATTCCTGTGGGACATCGTGATGCCGCTGTCGAAGACGAACGTCGCCGCGCTGTTCGTGATCACCTTCATCTACGGCTGGAACCAGTATCTGTGGCCGATTTTGATCACGAGCCAGCAGTCGCTGACGACGGCGGTCGTCGGGATCAAGAGCATGATCGCGTCCGGCGACACCGCGACGGAATGGCATCTGGTGATGACCGCAACGCTGCTCGCGATGTTGCCGCCGCTCGCGGTCGTGCTGACGATGCAGCGCTGGTTCGTGCGCGGGCTCGTCGATGCGGAAAAGTGA
- a CDS encoding 2,4'-dihydroxyacetophenone dioxygenase family protein, with amino-acid sequence MSAPSAGANAPDALTPYQLPNPPEALREIVVESAIPTDERLWVPQADNVWFRPLCLNVSTGYWMNLLRVRKSGVLSRHRHPQAVHGMVLKGKWRYLEHDWVATEGSYVFEPPGETHTLYVPEDVEEMITYFQVNGVMYYCDPYGNFTGYEDVFTKLEMCRAHFEKVGLGGGFVDQFVR; translated from the coding sequence ATGTCCGCTCCCTCCGCCGGCGCAAATGCGCCGGATGCACTCACGCCCTACCAACTCCCCAATCCCCCCGAAGCATTGCGCGAGATTGTCGTCGAATCCGCGATCCCAACGGACGAACGTCTGTGGGTCCCGCAAGCCGACAACGTATGGTTTCGCCCGCTGTGCCTGAACGTGTCGACCGGCTACTGGATGAACCTGCTGCGCGTGCGCAAGTCCGGCGTGCTGAGTCGTCACCGTCATCCGCAGGCGGTGCACGGGATGGTGCTGAAGGGCAAATGGCGCTATCTCGAACACGACTGGGTCGCGACCGAAGGCAGCTACGTGTTCGAGCCGCCCGGCGAAACGCACACGCTGTACGTGCCCGAAGACGTCGAGGAAATGATCACCTACTTCCAGGTGAACGGCGTCATGTACTACTGCGATCCGTACGGCAACTTCACCGGTTATGAGGACGTGTTCACGAAGCTCGAAATGTGCCGCGCGCATTTCGAGAAGGTCGGACTCGGCGGCGGATTCGTCGACCAGTTCGTGAGGTAA